The sequence below is a genomic window from Opitutia bacterium.
CGCACGGGCGCGGACGGCGGGGCTTCCTTCACGTTGGCGCCGGCGTCGTCGAACATCGCGCGGACCTTGCACCAATGCGGGCCGCACACGATGGCGTCGCCGATGCGGAGGGTGCCGCGCTGGACGATGACGGTGGCAACGGGGCCGCGGCCGACTTCGACTTCGGACTCGATGATGACGCCGCTGGCTTCCGCCTTCGGGTTCGCCTTGAGATCGAGAACTTCAGTTTGGAGGAGGATGTAGTCGAGCAGCTCGGTGATGCCCTGATTCTTGATCGCCGCGACGGGCACGGTGATGATGTCGCCGCCCCAGTCTTCGGGCGCGATGTTGCGCTCCTGCATCTGGCCCTTCACGCGGTCGAGGTTCGCGCCCTTCATGTCCATCTTGTTGACGGCGACCATGAGGGAAACCTTGGCGTTCTGGGCGTGCTTCAGCGCCTCGTCGGTCTGCGGCATGAAGCCGTCATCCGCCGCAACGACGAGCACCGCGATGTCGGTGACGTTGGCGCCGCGAGCGCGCATGGCCGAGAAGGCCGCGTGGCCGGGCGTGTCGAGGAAGGTGATCTTCTTGCCGTTGTGCTCGATCTGGTAGGCGCCGATGTGCTGCGTGATACCGCCGAACTCGCCGGCGGCGACGTTGGCCTTGCGGATGGCGTCGAGCAGCGAGGTCTTGCCGTGGTCGACGTGGCCCATGATGACCACGACTGGCGGACGCGGCGCGAGATTCTTGACGTCCTCTTCACGCGCCTTTTCTTCGCGCGACTTTTTCTCCTCTTCCTTCTTAACGGCCGGGCTGACGGGCTGCTGTTCGCCGCGGTGCTTGATGTCGAGGAGGAAGCCGTGTTTTTCGGCGAGCTTGTTGGCCACCGCTTCGTCGATCGACTGGTTCATCGACGCGAAGATGCTCATCTCCATGAGCTCGGAGATCAGCTTGAAAGGCTTGAGGCCGAGCGCGACGGCGAAGTCGCGAACGACGATCGGCGGCTTGAGATGGATGATCTTCACGCCGCCCTCCTCGGTCACAGTGACGGAGGAGACGGCCGGCGTTGACGGCGGAGCGGGCGGAGCCTTGTAAGTCGGCGGCGGAGGCGGCTGCGTCGGCGAGGAGCCGGGACGCGCGGCGGGAGCCGGCGGGGGCGGCGGCATGCTCGGAGCTTTCGCAACTGGCGCAGGCGGCGGCAGCGGCGCGGCTTTCGCAATCGGGGCCGGAGCGACCGGAGCAGGCGCGACAGGAGCCGGAGCAACAGGCGCCGGGGCGGGCGCGGGCTTGGGAGCGGAGAAGTGCGCGGGCGGCGTGTAAGGACGCGGAGCGATCGGCGGCGGAGTCGGCGCGGCCTTGAAAGTCGGCGGCGCGACCACCGCGGGCGGAGCCTTGGGCGCGGGCGCCGCGGGGGCCACCGGAGCGGCGGGAGCCGGCACGGGCGCAACCGGCGCGGGCGGATTCGCGGCAGCAGCGGCGGCGGCCTTGGCGGCGGCAGCGGCTTTGGCGGCTTCCTCCTTTTCGCGCACGACGTCCTGTGCGGACTTCACGAAGACGCCGGCAGGCAGCTTCACGTGGCCCGGAGCATCGGGAGCAGGCGCAGCGACTTCCGCCGGAGCGGCGGGAGCGGCCTCGGCGGCGGCTTTGTGACCGCCCCACTTCTTCTCGATCTCGTCGTAGTAGATTTTGCTGACGGTGCTGGAAACCGACTTGGTGTCCGCCGAGACGAAGGCCTGCTCCTTGAGCCAGGAAAGCATCTCCTTGGGCTCAACTCCGTATTGCTTGGCGATCTCGTGAATGCGGGCGCTCATTAAGTCAGTATGTCAGTAAGAGAGTAACGTTGCGTGGCGTGGATGAAAATCAGGCTTGGGCCCCGGAAACCTTGGCGATGACGCCTTGCGCTTCTTCGTCGGTAAAGCCCATGCCGGCCAAGTCGCTCGCCTCGACGCCCTCGAAGGCGGCGGGGGAATTGATGCCGTTGGCGACGAGGCGCTCGGCGATGGAATTGTCGAAACCGAACGCGCCGACGAGCGCGTTGATGGCCTGCGCACGCGGATCGGAGGCGGTGGCCTTCCACTCCTCGATGTCGAGCCGCCAGCCCACGAGGCGCGAGGTGAGGCGCGCGTTCTGGCCCTTGCGGCCGATGGCGACGGCGAGGTCCTCGTTCGCAACGCGCACGAGCATGCGCTTGTTCTTCTCGTCGAGAATCGTTTCGCGCGGCACGGCGGGCTTGAGGGCCTCGACGAGCATTTCCTTCGGATCGGCGTGATACGGGATGATGTCGATCTTCTCGCCGCCGAGCTCGCGAACGATGCTCTTCACGCGGGCGCCGCGGGCGCCGACACAGGCGCCGACCGGGTCGACTTTCGGGTCGGTGCTGGTGACGGCGATCTTCGTGCGGTAACCCGGCTCGCGGGCGAACGCCTCGATCTTCACGGTGCCATC
It includes:
- the infB gene encoding translation initiation factor IF-2, whose translation is MSARIHEIAKQYGVEPKEMLSWLKEQAFVSADTKSVSSTVSKIYYDEIEKKWGGHKAAAEAAPAAPAEVAAPAPDAPGHVKLPAGVFVKSAQDVVREKEEAAKAAAAAKAAAAAAANPPAPVAPVPAPAAPVAPAAPAPKAPPAVVAPPTFKAAPTPPPIAPRPYTPPAHFSAPKPAPAPAPVAPAPVAPAPVAPAPIAKAAPLPPPAPVAKAPSMPPPPPAPAARPGSSPTQPPPPPTYKAPPAPPSTPAVSSVTVTEEGGVKIIHLKPPIVVRDFAVALGLKPFKLISELMEMSIFASMNQSIDEAVANKLAEKHGFLLDIKHRGEQQPVSPAVKKEEEKKSREEKAREEDVKNLAPRPPVVVIMGHVDHGKTSLLDAIRKANVAAGEFGGITQHIGAYQIEHNGKKITFLDTPGHAAFSAMRARGANVTDIAVLVVAADDGFMPQTDEALKHAQNAKVSLMVAVNKMDMKGANLDRVKGQMQERNIAPEDWGGDIITVPVAAIKNQGITELLDYILLQTEVLDLKANPKAEASGVIIESEVEVGRGPVATVIVQRGTLRIGDAIVCGPHWCKVRAMFDDAGANVKEAPPSAPVRVIGWSGTPDSGTKFTAVKNAREAEKMAEDAEHLLKKEAVTAAAVPKDTSLDALFANIAATQEKVLKVVLKSDVYGSVEAVRNVLEGIKSAKVKLDIVASDVGIVTKNDVLMASAAKAVIIGFNTKQENGVTPLAKHHGVTIEHFNIIYELGDRVKEMMADLLEPDLKENKLGVAEVRQVFPISHGFVAGCLVTEGKINRNISARVRRGKESVFEGKVGTLRRFKDDANEVRAGLECGIRLDGYDGYQPGDKIECFEIQKVRASL